A region of Catenibacterium mitsuokai DNA encodes the following proteins:
- a CDS encoding LemA family protein — protein sequence MGLIIAVVVVVLIVLYTIATYNGLVKSRNKCRGAWAQIDVQLKRRADMIPNIVETVKGYAKHEKETLEGAIRARNSYVTASTPEEQLKNAGELERSLSRLMMLQESYPDLKANTNFMSLQNDLKETEDKISYARQFYNDDVKQYVNKLEMFPSNIIASMFHFEKMNFFEVDEASKEVPKVQF from the coding sequence ATGGGTTTAATTATTGCTGTAGTAGTGGTTGTATTAATTGTTTTATATACAATCGCAACATACAATGGACTTGTTAAGTCTAGAAATAAGTGTCGCGGGGCATGGGCACAGATTGATGTTCAATTAAAAAGACGTGCAGATATGATTCCTAATATTGTAGAAACTGTAAAAGGTTATGCAAAGCATGAAAAGGAAACACTTGAAGGAGCTATTCGCGCAAGAAACAGTTATGTAACTGCTTCTACACCAGAAGAACAGCTTAAGAATGCGGGTGAATTAGAAAGATCATTAAGTCGTTTAATGATGCTTCAAGAAAGTTATCCTGATTTAAAGGCTAATACAAACTTCATGTCTTTACAGAATGATTTAAAGGAAACTGAAGATAAGATCAGTTATGCAAGACAGTTCTATAATGATGATGTTAAACAGTATGTGAATAAGTTAGAAATGTTCCCTTCTAATATCATTGCTTCAATGTTCCATTTTGAAAAGATGAACTTCTTTGAAGTGGATGAAGCATCTAAAGAAGTACCAAAGGTACAATTCTAA
- the carB gene encoding carbamoyl-phosphate synthase large subunit produces the protein MPKNKDIKKVLVIGSGPIIIGQAAEFDYAGTQACRALKEEGIEVVLINSNPATIMTDKDIADHVYIEPLTVPVVKNLILKEKPDSILPTLGGQNALNIAMALDDEGFLEAHNVRTIGTNTTTIKLAEDRLEFKELMERIHEPVAASTVVNHVDDALEFAEKIGYPVVVRPAYTLGGTGGGIAETPEELHDICTNGLRLSRVSQCLIERCIAGWKEIEYEVMRDGNGNCITVCNMENVDPVGVHTGDSIVVAPSQTLGDKEYQMLRSSALNIITALNIKGGCNVQFALNPNSFEYCVIEVNPRVSRSSALASKATGYPIAKLAAKIALGYSLDEIVNAVTGKTYASYEPTLDYIVCKIPKWPFDKFYGASRKLGTQMKATGEVMAICNNFEGALMKALRSLEQNVFYLSIPEMEGKDTEYLRTKLKDVDDQRIFAVAEALRQGITEEEIHNITKIDSWFIDKIKHLVEIENRLKTEELTPELLKAAKRVEFPDRVIADLTGKDKNEIHDYRLENNITAAFKTVDTCAAEFDAETPYFYSVYGGEHEIKPDNARKKVMVLGSGPIRIGQGIEFDYCSVHCVWALRAAGYETIIVNNNPETVSTDFDIADRLYFEPLTQEDVQSIVELEKPDGAIVQFGGQTAIKLTQDLMDMGVPILGTSADSVDAAEDRERFDEVLEKCEIDRPRGATVFTVDEALEVANKLGYPVLVRPSYVLGGAGMEIALNDGDIKKFMKIINRQFQEHPILIDKYLSGKEVEVDAVCDENGVLIPGVMEHVERAGVHSGDSISVYPPQKIKPEIKKVICDYTQRLAKALHVIGLINIQFIVYEDEVYVIEVNPRSSRTIPYISKVTDIPVVDVATKVIMGHSIKDQGYEYGLQPEKETVAVKMPVFSFEKIKGAEISLGPEMKSTGEVLGIAKTFDEAIYKAFIGTGINLPKRKNIICTIKDSSKEEFLPIAKQFYMFGYDLYSTEGTYNFLKEHDVPVHRVNRIAEKSNTIFDLMLTDTVDLVIDIPTRNDNLKDGFLIRRFAVEAGIPIYTSLDTAHALINCLEKRHQGPTSLVDITKLK, from the coding sequence ATGCCTAAGAATAAAGATATAAAAAAGGTTCTTGTTATTGGATCAGGACCAATTATTATTGGACAGGCAGCTGAATTCGACTATGCAGGTACTCAGGCTTGTCGTGCATTAAAAGAAGAAGGAATTGAAGTCGTTCTTATTAACTCTAACCCTGCAACAATCATGACTGATAAGGATATTGCAGATCATGTTTATATTGAACCTTTAACAGTTCCTGTTGTTAAGAACTTAATCTTAAAAGAAAAACCAGATTCAATCTTACCAACTCTTGGTGGTCAGAATGCCTTAAATATTGCTATGGCACTTGATGATGAAGGTTTCTTAGAAGCACATAACGTACGTACTATCGGTACTAATACAACTACAATCAAACTTGCAGAAGACCGTCTTGAATTCAAGGAATTAATGGAAAGAATCCATGAACCAGTGGCTGCTTCAACAGTTGTTAACCATGTAGATGATGCATTAGAATTTGCTGAAAAGATTGGTTACCCAGTAGTAGTAAGACCAGCTTATACACTTGGTGGTACTGGTGGAGGTATCGCTGAAACTCCTGAAGAATTACATGATATCTGTACTAATGGTTTAAGATTATCACGTGTATCTCAGTGCTTAATTGAAAGATGTATTGCCGGTTGGAAGGAAATCGAATACGAAGTAATGAGAGATGGCAATGGTAACTGTATTACAGTATGTAATATGGAAAACGTTGACCCAGTAGGTGTTCATACTGGTGACTCTATCGTAGTAGCTCCTTCTCAGACTTTAGGTGATAAAGAATATCAGATGTTAAGAAGCTCTGCTTTAAACATCATCACTGCATTAAATATCAAGGGTGGATGTAACGTACAGTTCGCATTAAACCCAAATTCTTTTGAATATTGTGTTATCGAAGTTAACCCACGTGTCAGCCGTTCTTCAGCTTTAGCTTCTAAAGCAACTGGTTACCCAATTGCGAAGTTAGCTGCTAAGATTGCATTAGGTTATTCACTTGATGAAATCGTGAACGCTGTAACAGGTAAGACATATGCTTCTTATGAACCAACATTAGACTATATCGTATGTAAGATTCCTAAATGGCCATTCGATAAGTTCTATGGCGCATCAAGAAAACTTGGTACACAGATGAAGGCAACTGGTGAAGTTATGGCAATCTGTAATAACTTCGAAGGTGCTTTAATGAAAGCATTACGTTCACTTGAACAGAATGTATTCTATTTATCAATTCCTGAAATGGAAGGTAAAGACACAGAATACTTAAGAACTAAATTAAAAGATGTAGATGACCAGAGAATCTTCGCAGTAGCTGAAGCATTAAGACAGGGTATTACTGAAGAAGAAATCCATAATATCACTAAGATTGATTCATGGTTTATTGATAAGATCAAACATCTTGTAGAAATCGAAAATAGATTAAAGACAGAAGAATTAACTCCAGAATTATTAAAGGCTGCTAAGAGGGTTGAATTCCCAGATAGAGTTATTGCAGACTTAACTGGTAAAGATAAGAATGAAATTCATGATTATCGTTTAGAAAACAATATCACTGCTGCATTCAAGACAGTTGATACTTGTGCTGCAGAATTTGATGCTGAAACTCCATATTTCTATTCAGTATATGGTGGAGAACATGAAATTAAACCAGATAACGCTCGTAAGAAGGTTATGGTATTAGGTTCAGGACCAATCCGTATTGGACAGGGTATCGAATTCGACTATTGTTCAGTACATTGTGTATGGGCATTAAGAGCTGCTGGCTATGAAACAATCATCGTCAACAACAACCCAGAAACAGTTTCTACTGACTTCGATATCGCTGATAGATTATACTTTGAACCACTTACTCAGGAAGATGTTCAGAGCATTGTTGAACTTGAAAAACCAGATGGCGCAATCGTTCAGTTTGGTGGTCAGACAGCAATCAAGTTAACTCAGGACTTAATGGATATGGGAGTTCCAATCCTTGGTACTTCAGCTGATAGCGTAGATGCTGCAGAAGATAGAGAACGTTTTGATGAAGTCTTAGAAAAATGTGAAATCGATCGTCCTAGAGGGGCAACAGTATTTACTGTAGATGAAGCATTAGAAGTTGCGAATAAATTAGGTTACCCAGTACTTGTACGTCCATCATATGTATTAGGTGGTGCAGGTATGGAAATCGCCTTAAATGATGGTGATATCAAGAAATTCATGAAGATCATCAACCGTCAGTTCCAGGAACATCCAATTCTTATCGATAAGTACTTATCAGGTAAGGAAGTAGAAGTAGATGCTGTATGTGATGAAAACGGCGTACTTATTCCTGGTGTTATGGAACACGTTGAAAGAGCTGGTGTTCACTCTGGTGACAGTATCTCAGTATATCCACCACAGAAGATCAAGCCTGAAATCAAGAAAGTTATCTGTGACTACACTCAGCGCTTAGCTAAAGCACTACACGTTATTGGATTAATCAACATCCAGTTCATCGTATATGAAGATGAAGTTTATGTAATTGAAGTAAACCCAAGATCTTCTCGTACAATTCCATATATCTCAAAGGTAACAGATATTCCAGTAGTAGATGTTGCAACTAAGGTTATCATGGGTCATTCAATCAAAGATCAGGGTTATGAATATGGCTTGCAGCCAGAAAAAGAAACTGTTGCAGTTAAGATGCCAGTCTTCTCATTTGAAAAGATCAAGGGTGCTGAAATTTCACTTGGCCCAGAAATGAAATCTACAGGTGAAGTATTAGGTATCGCAAAGACATTTGATGAAGCAATCTATAAGGCATTCATTGGAACAGGTATCAACTTACCAAAGAGAAAGAATATCATCTGTACAATCAAGGACAGCTCTAAAGAAGAATTCTTACCAATCGCTAAGCAGTTCTATATGTTTGGATATGACCTTTATTCAACAGAAGGTACTTATAACTTCTTAAAAGAACATGATGTACCAGTTCATAGAGTTAACAGAATTGCGGAAAAGTCTAACACAATCTTTGACTTGATGTTAACTGATACTGTTGACTTAGTTATCGATATTCCTACAAGAAACGATAACTTAAAGGATGGTTTCTTAATCAGAAGATTTGCAGTTGAAGCAGGTATCCCTATCTATACTTCATTAGATACAGCACATGCATTAATCAACTGTCTAGAAAAGAGACATCAGGGTCCAACTTCATTAGTTGATATTACAAAATTAAAGTAA
- a CDS encoding MBL fold metallo-hydrolase, which produces MKKLFSIFLSMILITGCSTTSTPNKEVSNNIKSQVTYINVGQGDSTLIQNNNQTVLIDAGHGDGYENASLNYLKEHSINTLDALILTHCDADHINDAKNIIYLLNVKKIYMSSRTSSSYTYMKLLNTIKEKKKKITVPKVGDTFQVGVGSIEFIGVGEGAQNNNDSSLCMRYDDGYHRFVFTGDAAESMEKKLNKVQCDVFQAGHHGSAYSNSDNLLSRMKASYVVVSCGKDNMYGHPHKEALQRFSRYNMVVYRTDELGTIRCISKKNKLTFNGKEEITTTQTTQYIGSKNTKKYHREDCQYVKTISDKNKVYFSSSQEAQNEGYIPCKACNP; this is translated from the coding sequence ATGAAGAAGCTATTTAGTATATTCTTATCAATGATACTTATCACGGGTTGTAGTACAACTTCTACACCGAATAAAGAAGTATCAAACAATATTAAATCTCAAGTCACTTATATTAATGTAGGGCAGGGAGATTCAACACTTATTCAAAATAATAACCAAACGGTTCTTATTGATGCAGGACATGGTGATGGATATGAAAATGCCAGCTTGAATTATTTAAAAGAACACTCTATCAATACACTTGATGCTTTGATTTTAACGCATTGTGATGCGGATCATATAAATGATGCAAAGAATATTATTTATCTGTTAAATGTAAAAAAGATATATATGTCTAGTAGAACCTCTTCTTCTTATACATATATGAAACTATTAAATACGATTAAAGAGAAGAAAAAGAAAATTACTGTGCCTAAGGTAGGAGATACCTTTCAGGTAGGTGTAGGTTCTATTGAATTTATTGGCGTAGGTGAAGGGGCACAGAACAATAATGACTCATCTTTATGTATGAGATATGATGATGGTTATCATCGTTTTGTCTTTACTGGTGATGCTGCAGAATCAATGGAAAAGAAACTAAACAAAGTACAATGTGATGTATTCCAAGCAGGTCATCATGGTTCAGCTTATTCAAACAGCGATAATCTGTTATCTAGAATGAAGGCAAGTTATGTCGTAGTGTCTTGCGGTAAAGACAATATGTATGGTCATCCTCATAAGGAAGCATTACAGAGATTCTCTAGATATAATATGGTGGTCTATCGTACGGATGAATTAGGTACAATCCGTTGTATTTCTAAGAAGAATAAATTGACCTTTAATGGTAAAGAAGAAATCACGACTACTCAAACAACACAATATATAGGATCTAAAAATACTAAGAAGTATCATAGAGAAGATTGTCAGTATGTAAAAACGATCAGTGATAAGAATAAAGTCTATTTTAGTTCTTCACAGGAAGCACAAAATGAAGGCTATATTCCTTGTAAGGCATGCAATCCATAA
- a CDS encoding DUF2207 family protein — protein MKRLLSFLTVLLLLIPTAVDASSTKVNNIGITCQIDQNGTATFVEKWDMDVSEGTEGYKIFNGMNDQPLTLIGVTDDRGVTYKNIGTWDSDVSRESKINKCGLIKDGGHYELCFGLGDYGTRSYTMVYQIEHFVNQYKDQQGINYAFISDMSLDVADVTIHVTGMTPYSKENAKIWAFGYSGSVNFDNGGVTLKTDSLGSNKMQLLMGLESNSYTSPNKRHASEKFEDVVKDAKEGSSYSSGMSKAAKIVIFIFIIFVIVMVIFIIAAAIVFSDSGVVFENGRTIKGKEVTPFREIPCNKDIFLFYYLAKKLDIIGEDESRENLVSGFILKWVRDGIITIREKESGAIVKKKNYDMYLDVDAKFENKQETALYKMFILASKEGVLQTKAFQKWCSKHYKKIDDWFTKVDNVTEDSMNKIGYAKTATIYKRFLFWNIPHDRTVWTDKAYDQCLYVWGFNNFLDDEDNMKEKAAIEVKLWDEYLIFAAVLGIADRVEKQLKVAIPRYEETTTYNNFPIYYYTHTFAHNSMSAASSAASAGQGGSSSFSGGGGGFSGGGGGGVR, from the coding sequence ATGAAACGCTTATTATCATTTCTTACAGTATTATTGCTGTTAATACCAACGGCAGTTGATGCATCAAGCACAAAAGTAAACAATATTGGCATTACCTGCCAGATTGATCAAAATGGTACAGCAACATTTGTAGAGAAATGGGATATGGATGTATCGGAAGGGACAGAAGGATACAAAATATTCAATGGTATGAATGATCAGCCATTGACACTTATTGGTGTCACTGATGATCGTGGGGTAACATACAAAAATATCGGTACATGGGATTCTGATGTTTCTAGAGAATCTAAGATTAATAAATGCGGTCTGATTAAAGATGGTGGCCACTATGAGTTGTGCTTTGGTCTAGGTGATTATGGGACACGTTCTTATACAATGGTTTACCAGATTGAACATTTTGTGAATCAGTATAAGGACCAGCAGGGTATTAACTATGCTTTTATTAGTGATATGTCATTGGATGTTGCAGATGTCACAATTCATGTGACTGGTATGACACCCTATAGTAAAGAAAATGCGAAAATCTGGGCATTTGGTTATTCAGGCAGTGTGAATTTTGATAATGGTGGTGTTACTTTAAAAACAGACTCTTTAGGCAGTAATAAGATGCAGTTATTAATGGGTCTTGAAAGTAATTCTTATACGTCACCTAATAAACGTCATGCAAGTGAAAAGTTTGAAGATGTTGTGAAGGATGCAAAAGAAGGATCTAGTTATTCTAGCGGCATGTCCAAAGCGGCGAAGATTGTAATCTTTATCTTCATCATCTTTGTGATTGTAATGGTTATCTTTATTATAGCTGCTGCTATTGTATTCTCAGATTCAGGTGTTGTATTTGAGAATGGGCGTACAATTAAAGGTAAAGAAGTCACTCCATTTAGAGAAATTCCATGTAATAAAGATATATTCTTGTTCTATTATCTAGCTAAAAAGCTGGATATTATAGGTGAGGATGAGAGTCGTGAAAACCTTGTGTCTGGATTTATCTTGAAATGGGTACGTGATGGTATAATCACAATTAGAGAAAAGGAAAGTGGCGCAATCGTCAAGAAAAAGAATTATGATATGTATCTTGATGTAGATGCAAAGTTTGAGAATAAGCAGGAAACAGCACTTTATAAGATGTTTATTCTTGCGTCTAAAGAGGGTGTTCTTCAAACAAAAGCATTTCAGAAATGGTGCAGCAAACACTATAAGAAGATCGATGATTGGTTCACTAAAGTGGATAATGTCACAGAAGATTCTATGAATAAGATTGGTTACGCAAAAACAGCGACTATTTATAAACGCTTCTTATTCTGGAATATTCCACATGATCGTACGGTATGGACAGATAAAGCGTATGATCAATGTCTTTATGTATGGGGATTTAATAACTTCCTTGATGATGAAGACAATATGAAAGAAAAAGCGGCCATTGAAGTTAAACTTTGGGATGAATATCTCATCTTTGCAGCAGTACTTGGCATTGCGGATCGTGTAGAAAAGCAATTGAAGGTTGCAATTCCTCGTTATGAAGAAACAACAACTTACAATAACTTCCCAATTTATTACTATACACATACATTTGCACATAATAGTATGAGTGCAGCTTCTTCAGCTGCAAGTGCAGGACAAGGTGGTTCATCATCATTTAGTGGTGGTGGAGGCGGCTTCTCCGGTGGCGGAGGCGGCGGTGTCCGTTAG